A stretch of the Dichotomicrobium thermohalophilum genome encodes the following:
- the mazG gene encoding nucleoside triphosphate pyrophosphohydrolase: MARGKDDSDKPGDPSDLVAAAETPIQRLRAVMAALRDPEAGCPWDREQSFATIAPYTIEEAYEVAEAIAREDMAELREELGDLLFQVVYHAQLAEERGAFDFDDVAGTVADKMIRRHPHVFGEYRAESAAEVGGLWEEMKRRERAEKGRAAPESVLDEIPLALPGLTRAWKLHRKAARAGFDWSSPQQVFAKIREELDELEAEIVAGEPAERVADELGDVLFTVTRLAGFVDQDPEAIMRAAQRKFTRRFKYMEARLREAGRAMSDASMDELEDLWHAAKRAEKVEG, translated from the coding sequence ATGGCGCGCGGTAAGGACGACAGCGATAAGCCCGGCGATCCGTCCGATCTGGTGGCTGCGGCCGAGACGCCGATCCAGCGGCTGCGCGCCGTGATGGCGGCTCTCCGCGACCCCGAGGCCGGTTGCCCCTGGGACCGGGAGCAGAGCTTTGCGACCATTGCCCCCTACACGATCGAGGAAGCCTACGAGGTGGCAGAAGCCATCGCCCGCGAGGACATGGCCGAGTTGCGCGAGGAACTGGGCGATCTGCTGTTTCAGGTCGTCTATCACGCGCAGCTGGCCGAGGAGCGTGGCGCTTTCGATTTCGACGATGTTGCCGGCACCGTCGCGGACAAGATGATCCGTCGGCATCCGCACGTTTTTGGTGAATACCGCGCCGAAAGTGCTGCCGAGGTCGGCGGCCTCTGGGAAGAAATGAAAAGACGCGAACGCGCCGAGAAAGGGCGGGCCGCGCCGGAAAGCGTTCTCGATGAGATCCCGCTCGCCCTGCCCGGCCTTACGCGCGCCTGGAAGCTGCATCGAAAGGCCGCGCGCGCCGGCTTCGACTGGTCATCGCCGCAGCAGGTTTTCGCCAAGATCCGCGAGGAGCTGGACGAGCTGGAAGCCGAGATCGTCGCCGGCGAGCCGGCCGAGCGCGTCGCGGACGAACTCGGCGACGTCCTTTTCACCGTGACGCGGCTCGCCGGCTTCGTCGATCAGGACCCGGAAGCCATCATGCGCGCCGCGCAGCGCAAGTTCACCCGCCGTTTCAAATACATGGAGGCGCGGTTGCGCGAAGCCGGCCGAGCGATGTCAGACGCCTCGATGGATGAACTTGAGGACCTCTGGCACGCTGCCAAGCGCGCAGAGAAAGTCGAAGGTTGA
- a CDS encoding leucyl aminopeptidase, with translation MPAIRKIGAGILSNPEIAFASLDAEPSGTVIVTAGDNARLSPTAAKLDNASAGVLTRAAGISKFKGKNKTAVNLLAPAGLDAIERLVVVGTEGISDDPSQEWIDLGGFIRGKIDPDVEQADLWLEASDGSTLGAEHVANVALGLVLRGYEFTKYKSKKKTGADSNGEEKGEPSLARVVIHCDAPDAAEAAFAPMRAISEGVYLARDLVNEPPNELGPEQFAERARALADYGVEVDVLDEDRMRELGMGALLAVGQGSVRPSRLVTLRWRGKGAPEGPPTIFVGKGVCFDTGGVSIKPAQGMEDMKGDMGGAACVAGLLLALAKEKAPVDVVGVLGLTENMVSGSAQRPSDIVKSMSGQTIEVLNTDAEGRMVLADAMWYAQETWKPKRIVTLATLTGAIIVALGHEYAGLYANDDALCNALLDAGAQTDEKVWRMPLSKKYDKLIDSKVADMKNIGGRWAGSITAAQFLQRFVQDDVCWAHIDIAGTAFSAPSTDINRSWGAGFGVRLLERMLMNEAQTGGA, from the coding sequence ATGCCCGCCATCAGGAAAATCGGAGCAGGAATTTTGTCGAACCCGGAGATCGCGTTCGCTTCACTCGATGCAGAGCCCAGCGGGACGGTCATCGTCACGGCCGGCGATAACGCACGGCTGTCACCGACCGCTGCGAAACTGGACAACGCCTCGGCCGGCGTGCTCACGCGCGCGGCGGGCATCTCCAAATTCAAGGGCAAAAACAAGACGGCCGTGAACCTGCTGGCGCCTGCCGGCCTTGATGCGATCGAGCGGCTCGTGGTCGTCGGAACTGAGGGGATCAGCGACGATCCTTCTCAGGAGTGGATTGACCTCGGGGGCTTCATCCGCGGCAAGATCGACCCGGATGTCGAGCAGGCCGACCTGTGGCTGGAGGCAAGCGACGGCAGCACCCTGGGTGCCGAGCACGTCGCGAATGTTGCGCTCGGCCTTGTTCTGCGCGGTTATGAATTCACGAAATACAAGAGCAAGAAAAAAACCGGCGCAGACAGCAACGGCGAAGAAAAAGGCGAGCCATCGCTGGCGCGCGTTGTGATCCATTGTGACGCCCCGGACGCCGCCGAAGCCGCGTTCGCCCCGATGCGCGCGATCTCCGAAGGCGTCTATCTCGCGCGCGATCTGGTCAACGAGCCGCCGAACGAGCTTGGACCCGAGCAGTTCGCCGAGCGGGCCCGTGCGCTGGCCGATTATGGCGTCGAGGTGGACGTTCTTGACGAGGATCGGATGCGCGAACTCGGTATGGGCGCGCTTCTGGCTGTGGGGCAGGGCAGCGTACGCCCGAGTCGGCTGGTCACACTGCGCTGGCGGGGCAAAGGTGCGCCGGAAGGCCCGCCGACAATATTCGTCGGCAAAGGCGTGTGCTTCGATACCGGCGGGGTCTCGATCAAGCCGGCTCAAGGCATGGAGGACATGAAGGGCGACATGGGCGGCGCCGCCTGCGTGGCCGGTCTGCTTCTAGCGCTGGCCAAAGAAAAGGCGCCGGTGGACGTCGTCGGCGTGCTCGGGCTGACCGAGAACATGGTAAGCGGCTCCGCGCAGCGCCCAAGCGATATCGTCAAGTCGATGTCCGGTCAGACCATAGAAGTCCTTAACACCGATGCGGAAGGGCGCATGGTGCTGGCCGATGCCATGTGGTATGCGCAGGAAACCTGGAAGCCGAAGCGGATCGTCACGCTGGCGACGCTGACCGGAGCGATCATCGTCGCGCTTGGCCACGAATATGCCGGTCTCTACGCGAATGACGACGCACTTTGCAACGCGCTGCTTGATGCGGGTGCCCAGACCGACGAGAAAGTCTGGCGCATGCCATTGTCCAAGAAATACGACAAGCTGATCGACTCCAAGGTCGCCGACATGAAGAATATTGGCGGGCGCTGGGCTGGATCGATCACTGCGGCGCAGTTCCTTCAGCGTTTCGTGCAGGACGACGTGTGCTGGGCGCATATCGACATCGCCGGCACGGCATTCTCCGCGCCGTCGACCGATATCAACCGGAGCTGGGGCGCTGGCTTCGGCGTGCGTCTACTGGAACGCATGCTGATGAACGAGGCACAAACCGGCGGCGCCTGA
- the lptF gene encoding LPS export ABC transporter permease LptF: MDTISRHIFKQTVTATLMILATLTLIVWMTTALRRIDVMTEQGQGFLIFVQITLLALPRLVTAVAPVALLIATIHVLNRLHNDSGIVILTAAGATTWRLMRPFLLLAGLVSVFVLISNAYLTPYGLRMLRDYITEVRTDLISQVIQPGNFVTPEDGLTFHIRDREADGTLRGLMVNDSREEQQTLTYLADRGRVIEQDGQPYIIMREGHIHRVDGDRDEVQVIAFDSYIFDISEMGPERGMRSYEPKERILPALWTKQGPHDWRIEKQPGDFRAELHDRLSNPLYSIAFVLVAVAMLGYARTTREGANHTVALVFVTCVGARGLGLAMTNMADEEVWAVPMLYAIPIGTVIGALVLAQRNMRPHQVRRFDIRLPSMLRALPLRLRAGRTVTER, translated from the coding sequence ATGGACACGATCAGCCGGCACATCTTCAAGCAGACCGTCACGGCGACGCTGATGATCCTCGCGACGCTAACGCTGATCGTCTGGATGACGACGGCCCTGCGGCGGATCGACGTCATGACCGAGCAGGGTCAGGGCTTCCTCATCTTTGTGCAGATCACCTTGCTCGCGCTGCCTCGTCTGGTGACCGCGGTTGCGCCGGTCGCGCTACTGATCGCAACGATCCACGTTCTCAACAGGCTGCACAACGACAGCGGGATCGTCATCCTGACGGCGGCCGGCGCGACGACGTGGCGGCTGATGCGCCCGTTCCTGCTGCTCGCCGGCCTCGTCTCCGTCTTCGTTCTGATTTCCAACGCTTATCTGACCCCTTACGGCTTGCGGATGCTGCGCGACTACATTACCGAGGTGCGTACCGATCTGATTTCGCAAGTGATTCAGCCGGGCAATTTCGTCACGCCGGAGGATGGCCTGACTTTCCACATCCGCGACCGTGAAGCGGACGGGACGCTGCGAGGCCTTATGGTGAATGACTCGCGGGAGGAGCAGCAGACGCTGACTTATCTCGCTGACCGCGGCCGCGTCATCGAGCAGGACGGACAGCCTTATATCATTATGCGCGAAGGCCATATTCACCGCGTCGATGGGGATCGCGATGAGGTCCAGGTCATCGCCTTCGACAGCTACATCTTCGACATCTCGGAGATGGGACCGGAGCGCGGCATGCGCAGCTATGAGCCGAAGGAGCGCATCCTGCCGGCGCTCTGGACCAAGCAGGGCCCCCATGACTGGCGCATCGAGAAACAGCCGGGCGACTTCCGCGCCGAGTTGCATGACCGGCTGTCCAACCCCCTGTATTCAATCGCCTTCGTGCTGGTTGCCGTTGCCATGCTCGGCTATGCGAGGACGACTCGTGAGGGGGCCAACCACACGGTGGCGCTGGTCTTCGTGACGTGCGTCGGCGCTCGCGGGTTGGGTCTCGCCATGACCAATATGGCGGATGAGGAGGTCTGGGCTGTACCCATGCTGTACGCCATTCCCATCGGCACGGTGATCGGCGCACTGGTCCTTGCGCAGCGCAACATGCGGCCGCACCAGGTCCGCAGGTTCGACATCAGGCTGCCGTCAATGTTGCGCGCCCTGCCGTTGCGGCTACGTGCCGGGCGCACGGTCACGGAGCGTTAA
- the hflX gene encoding GTPase HflX, protein MSTAKARTDAVVLAPALKGPRGAGRTSDPQARLDEAVGLARAIGLRVAQNLIVPVSRPRPDTLLSGGKVEEVRELVAQSGAQVVIVDHPLSPVQQRNLERAWNAKVLDRTGLILEIFGERAQTKEGRLQVELAHLSYQKSRLVRSWTHLERQRGGRGFMGGPGERQIEADRRQIQGRIDVIRRKLADVRRTRGLHREGRRRSSNPVVALVGYTNAGKSTLFNRLTGEGVAAKDQLFATLDPTMRAVRLPDGQTAILSDTVGFIADLPTTLVAAFRATLEEVIEADVILHVRDISAEQTQSQKQDVEAVLQELGIDPSPGAGRVIEVWNKADLLSPEDHAALANQALRREAAPVLTSATTGEGISDLLARLAAHFGDETPEGDYRAAAE, encoded by the coding sequence ATGTCGACCGCCAAGGCGCGGACCGATGCGGTCGTGCTGGCGCCGGCGCTCAAGGGCCCTCGCGGGGCAGGCCGCACAAGCGATCCGCAGGCTCGGCTGGATGAAGCGGTCGGCCTGGCACGCGCGATCGGCCTCCGCGTGGCGCAGAACCTGATCGTGCCGGTTTCCCGGCCTCGGCCCGACACGCTTTTGAGTGGCGGCAAGGTGGAAGAGGTACGCGAACTGGTTGCACAGTCGGGCGCGCAGGTGGTGATCGTTGATCATCCGCTCTCGCCAGTGCAGCAGCGCAACCTGGAGCGCGCCTGGAACGCCAAGGTGCTGGACCGCACAGGTCTGATCCTGGAGATTTTCGGCGAGCGCGCGCAGACCAAGGAAGGTCGCCTACAGGTCGAACTCGCACATCTCAGCTACCAGAAGTCGCGGCTCGTGCGCTCCTGGACCCACCTCGAGCGCCAGCGCGGCGGCCGCGGCTTCATGGGCGGTCCTGGCGAGCGGCAAATCGAGGCGGACCGGCGGCAAATTCAGGGCCGTATCGACGTGATCCGCCGCAAGCTCGCGGACGTCCGGCGCACGCGGGGGCTGCATCGCGAAGGGCGCAGGCGCAGTTCCAATCCGGTGGTCGCGCTCGTTGGCTATACGAACGCGGGCAAGTCCACGCTGTTCAACCGCCTCACCGGGGAGGGGGTCGCCGCCAAGGACCAGCTTTTCGCTACGCTCGACCCGACCATGCGCGCAGTGCGCCTTCCTGACGGGCAGACCGCGATACTTTCCGACACCGTGGGGTTCATCGCCGATCTGCCGACGACGCTGGTCGCCGCCTTTCGCGCCACGCTGGAGGAGGTCATTGAAGCGGATGTGATCCTGCATGTGCGCGACATCTCGGCAGAGCAGACCCAGTCGCAGAAGCAGGACGTGGAGGCCGTGCTTCAAGAGCTGGGCATTGATCCGTCGCCCGGCGCGGGCCGGGTCATCGAGGTCTGGAACAAGGCCGATCTGCTTTCGCCCGAGGATCATGCGGCGTTGGCCAACCAGGCGCTGCGCCGCGAAGCCGCTCCCGTGCTGACTTCCGCAACGACCGGGGAGGGCATTTCCGATCTGCTCGCGCGACTGGCCGCGCACTTCGGGGACGAAACGCCGGAGGGCGATTACCGCGCCGCCGCTGAGTAG
- the lptG gene encoding LPS export ABC transporter permease LptG: protein MGTLGRYMAKRFVVSILGVFSLCLGLIFFIDFLEILRRGSDHEAASIGELVLITLLRLPKFAELTLPFAVLIGSIAAFMALSRTSELTVVRAAGISAWQFLRPGLVVALTLGVLSTTIYNPLAAWAKASAERLMGEVLGDGGETLLHENRPAWLRQNGADGPSIIYAGNVADKGLTLSAITVLQFDRNRKFLERIEADTARLQSGYWALENARVTSENGGTRTYETYFISTHLERQHIMNSITAAKGVSFWELPKYIEFAERAGLASERYKLEFQQLLAQPILLATMVLIAATCSLRSFRFGGIQTMVIAGLSAGFAFFVFSELSRKVGVSGLVSPTVAAWAPVLVACFLAATILLHQEDG from the coding sequence ATGGGAACGCTTGGACGCTACATGGCGAAGCGCTTTGTCGTGTCGATACTTGGCGTCTTCTCGCTTTGTCTCGGGTTAATTTTCTTCATCGACTTCCTGGAAATCCTGCGGCGGGGCAGCGACCACGAAGCCGCGTCGATCGGTGAGCTCGTCCTGATCACGCTTCTGCGCCTGCCGAAGTTTGCCGAACTCACCCTGCCCTTTGCCGTGTTGATCGGCTCGATCGCCGCGTTCATGGCATTGAGCCGAACCTCCGAACTGACGGTTGTCCGCGCAGCCGGCATCTCCGCCTGGCAGTTCCTGCGACCCGGCCTCGTTGTGGCCCTCACGCTCGGGGTTCTCTCCACGACAATCTACAACCCGCTTGCGGCCTGGGCGAAGGCTTCGGCGGAGCGGCTCATGGGCGAAGTGTTGGGCGACGGCGGCGAGACGCTGCTCCACGAAAACCGCCCTGCCTGGCTGCGCCAGAACGGCGCCGACGGACCGTCCATCATCTATGCCGGAAACGTCGCCGACAAAGGCCTGACCCTGAGCGCGATCACGGTGTTGCAGTTTGACCGCAACCGCAAATTTCTTGAGCGGATCGAGGCCGATACAGCGCGCCTGCAGTCCGGGTATTGGGCGCTGGAAAATGCCCGTGTGACAAGTGAAAACGGGGGAACCCGCACATATGAAACGTATTTCATAAGCACTCATCTGGAGCGCCAGCATATTATGAACAGCATTACCGCCGCCAAGGGGGTCTCTTTCTGGGAGCTGCCGAAATACATCGAATTCGCGGAGCGTGCAGGTCTCGCCTCAGAGCGCTACAAACTTGAGTTCCAGCAGCTTCTGGCCCAACCAATACTTTTGGCAACGATGGTGCTGATCGCTGCCACCTGCTCCCTTCGATCCTTCCGTTTTGGCGGCATTCAGACTATGGTCATAGCCGGCTTGAGCGCGGGGTTCGCGTTTTTCGTATTCTCCGAACTTTCGCGCAAGGTGGGGGTATCAGGACTGGTCTCGCCGACGGTAGCGGCGTGGGCTCCAGTGCTCGTTGCGTGCTTCCTGGCAGCAACGATTCTGCTTCATCAGGAGGACGGCTGA